GCGCTGATCACCACCAGCGCGTTGTACTTCTGACGGACGGCCGGTCCGCCTCCCCTCCACTCGGGGAGGTGGCCGGCCGTTCCGCTTTCTCCTCTCTACGGCACTTCCATCGGAGGTTGGCGGGTATGGGCCGGTTGTTCGGCACGGACGGCGTACGCGGGCGGGCGAACGCGGATCTCACCCCGGAGTTGGCGCTCGCGGTGGCGGTGGCCGCCGCGCACACCCTCGCCGAGACGGACCGGAGTCATCCCCCGCTCGCCGTCGTGGGCCGGGACACCCGGGCCAGCGGCGAGATGCTGGAGGCGGCCGTGGTGGCCGGCCTCACCAGCGCCGGCGCGAACGTGGTCCGGGTCGGCGTGCTGCCCACCCCCGCGGTGGCGTTCCTCACCGCCGAGGCCAAGGCCGACCTGGGCGTGATGCTCTCGGCCTCGCACAACCCCATGCCGGACAACGGCATCAAGCTCTTCGCCGCCGGTGGGCACAAGCTCCCCGACGAGCTGGAGATGAAGATCGAGGCGGCCGTCGAGGCGAACGCCACCACCGCCTGGGACCGGCCGGTCGGTGCCGGCGTCGGCCGGGTGCACGACCTGCTCGACGGTGCCGACCACTACGTCCAGCACCTGATCGGCACGGTCCCGCACCGGCTCGACGGGATCAAGGTCGTGGTCGACTGCGCGAACGGCGCCGCAGCCGAGGTCGCCCCGGTGGCGTACCGGGAGGCGGGCGCCGAGGTGATCGCGATCTACGCCGAGCCGGACGGCCTCAACATCAACGACGAGTGCGGCTCCAACCACATCGACGCGCTGCGCGCCGCCGTGGTGGAGCACGGCGCCCACCTGGGCCTCGCCCACGACGGCGACGCCGACCGCTGCGTGGCGGTCACCGCCGACGGCGACGAGGTGGACGGCGACCAGGTGATGGCGATCCTCGCGCTCGCGATGCGGGAGGCCGGCGAGCTGACCCAGGACACCCTGGTCGCCACCGTGATGAGCAACCTCGGCCTGCGGCTGGCGATGTCCGCCGAGGGCATCCGGCTGCTCGAGACCAAGGTCGGCGACCGGTACGTGCTGGAGGAGCTGCGCGCCTCCGGGCTCGCCCTCGGCGGCGAGCAGAGCGGCCACATCGTCATGCCCGCGCACGCCACCACCGGCGACGGGGTCCTGACCGGGCTGCACCTGATGGCCCGGATGGCCGCCACCGGCAAGTCCCTGGCGGAGCTGGGCTCGGTCGTCACCAAGCTGCCGCAGGTCCTGATCAACGTGCCGGTCGGTGACCGGAAGGTGGGCGCTGCCGCGCCGGAGGTCCGGGCCGAGGTGGAACGGGCCGAGGCCGAACTCGGCGAGACCGGCCGGGTGCTGCTGCGCCCGTCGGGCACCGAGCCGCTGGTCCGGGTGATGGTCGAGGCGGCCACCGAGGCGACCGCGCGCGAGGTCGCCGAGCGCATCGCCGCCCACGTCCGCACCGCCAGCCCCGCCGCCTGACGCCGTCCTCTGTCGGGCCGGCCCTGCTCTGGTGGGGCTGGCCCTGCTCTGGTGGGGGCTGGCCCTGCTCTGCCGGCTCCGGGCGTCGGCGGGGTCAGATTCGGACGCTACGAACTTGATGGCAAAGATGAATCAGACCGGGGCGGCTGCCCGCCGGGCGCGGGTCGCTCTTCATGAGGCGTGATCACTCCGGTGATTCACATATGTAATCAAGTTCGTAGCGTCGTCGGACTGGACCGTGGCGGCGCCACTTGGTTCCCGAATGCGCGGTGCTCGGGTCGCGGTGCCGGCGTGGATCTGCGCATTCAGCGCCGCGCTCAGGGGGATCGTGCTGTCCGAGGCGTGCGCACCGGTCCGAACGTCTGGGACTGGTCCGACGTGTGGGACTGGTTCGGCCGTGTGGTGCCGGTCCGGGCGTTTGGTGCCGGTCCGGGCGTTTGGTGCCGGTCCGGGCGTTTGGGATTGGTCCGGGTGTGCGAGCGGCGGGCGGCGGGGTCAGGTGGGCGGGAGGCGGCGGAGGAAGCGGTCGGCCAGGTCGGTGATCCCGTCGGCGTCCAGTTCCAGGGCGGGCGCGGCCACGGTCACCTCCGCCATCGAGACGCCGGGCACCTCGGTCTCCCGCCAACCGCCGACGAACCACGCCCGCTCCTGTTCGGCGAGGGCGAGGTTGGCGTCGTTGAGGGCCGCCGCGGGGTGCGGCAGCCAGAGCCGGAACTGGTGGGTCTGCGGCGGCGCCGGATGCACCTGGGCGCCGGGCAGCCCGGTCAGCGCCTCCGCCACCCGCTTCGCGTGTGCCACGTAGTCGGGCAGCCGGGGCAGCTCCCGATCCAGGCCGGCCAACGCGGCCAGCGCCGCCGGCCACTGCTGGAACAGCATCCCGCCGTAGCGGTGCCGCCAGGCGCGGGCGTACCGGACCAGCTCGGCGGAGCCGGCCAGGGCGGCACCCGAGTGGCCGCCCAGCGACTTGTAGAACGAGACATAGACGCTGTCGGCCAGGGCGGCGACCTCGGCCGCCGAGTGCCCCAGGTGCACGGTGGACTCCCAGAGCCGGGCACCGTCCAGGTGCACCCGGAAGCCGCGCTCCCGGGCCGCGGTGACCACCGCGGTCAGCTCGTCCCACGTCGGCAGGACGAAACCCGCGTCGCGTAACGGCAGCTCCAGCAGCAGGGTGCCGACCGGCTCGTCGAGCGCCGCGACCTCCTCGGCGGTCGGATTGCGCGGTGCGCCGGTGGTGAGCACCGCCCGCAGGCCGCCGAGCACCGCGTACGCGTCGCGCTCGTGCACCAGCGGGTGGCTGAGCGGGTGCAGCCCGACCGCGTCCCGGCCGGTGACCTCGGCGCCGTACCGCATGGCGACCTGCTGGGCGAGCGTGCCGGTGGGGAAGAAGGCGACCGCCTCGGTCCCGAGCAGCTCGGCGACCCGGCGCTCCACCAGCTCCACCGCCCCGCCCTCGCCGTAGAAGTCGGGGAGCAGCTCCGCCCCGGCGGTCGCCCGCATCGCGTCGAGCTGCTCGGCCACCGACGCCGGCCGGGACCCGGACAGCACCGTGTCGCACGCGCGCAGCGCCGTGACGCGTCGGACGCGGTCGGCGTACCCGTCGGTCATCGGGACTCCCCGAGGCGGCGCAGCCGACCGACCGCCTCGGTCAGCACCTCGGGGCGCTTGCAGAAGGCGAACCGGACGAGTCGCCGCCCTGCCTCGGCGTCGTCGTAGAAGACCTGGGTCGGCACCCCCACCACCCCGCACCGCTCGGGCAGCGACCGGCAGAACTCCACGCCGTCCCGCCCGCCCAGCGGGGTGACGTCGGCCGTCACGAAGTACGTCCCCTCCGGCGCGTACACCCCGAAGCCGGCGTCGCGCAGCCCGTCGACCAGCATGTCCCGCCGACGCCGCATGCCGTCGGCGAAGCCCGTGAAGTAGCTGTCGGGCAGGGCCAGCGCGACCGCGACGGCGGGTTGCAGCGGCGCCGCGTTGACGAAGGTGAGGAACTGCTTGACCCGCAGCACCGCCGAGACCAGCGCGGCGGGGCCGCTCACCCAGCCGACCTTCCAGCCCGTGCAGGAGAAGGTCTTGCCGGCCGACGAGATCCGCAGTGTCCGCTCCCGCATCCCGGGCAGCGTGGCCAGTGGCACGTGCGGCGCGGCGGCGTCCGGGAAGACCAGGTGCTCGTACACCTCGTCGGTGGCCGCGTACGCGTCGTGCTCCTGGCAGAGTTCGGCGACCAGGGCCAGCTCGGCGGGGGTGAAGACCTTCCCGGTCGGGTTGTGCGGCGAGTTCAACAGCACCAGGCGGGTCCGCGGGCCGAACGCCGCGCGCAGCTCCGCCGGGTCGAAGGAATACCGGCCGTCGTCGCCGGGGCGCAGCGTCACCGGGCGGCGGACCGCGCCGGCCAGCGCGATCGACGCGGCGTACGAGTCGTAGTACGGCTCGAAGCAGACCACCTCGTCGCCCGGCTCGCAGAGGGCGAGGATGGTGGCCGCGATCGCCTCGGTGGCACCGGCGGTGACCACGATCTCGCCGTCGGGGTCGTACTCCAGGCCCCAGAACCGGCGCTGGTGCTCGGCGACCGCCGCGCGCAGGGCCGGGATGCCCGGGCCCGGTGGATATTGATTCTGGCCGGCGCGCAGCGCCTCGGCCGCGGCGGCCAGCATCTCCGGCGGACCGTCCGTGTCGGGGAAGCCCTGCCCCAGGTTCACCGCCCCGGTCCGCAGGGCGAGCGCCGACATCTCGGCGAAGATGGTCGTCCCGAACGGCCGCATCCGGGCCACCAGCGGGTCGGTGTTCGCGGTCGTCGTCACGCGCGTC
This genomic interval from Micromonospora sp. CCTCC AA 2012012 contains the following:
- the glmM gene encoding phosphoglucosamine mutase, encoding MGRLFGTDGVRGRANADLTPELALAVAVAAAHTLAETDRSHPPLAVVGRDTRASGEMLEAAVVAGLTSAGANVVRVGVLPTPAVAFLTAEAKADLGVMLSASHNPMPDNGIKLFAAGGHKLPDELEMKIEAAVEANATTAWDRPVGAGVGRVHDLLDGADHYVQHLIGTVPHRLDGIKVVVDCANGAAAEVAPVAYREAGAEVIAIYAEPDGLNINDECGSNHIDALRAAVVEHGAHLGLAHDGDADRCVAVTADGDEVDGDQVMAILALAMREAGELTQDTLVATVMSNLGLRLAMSAEGIRLLETKVGDRYVLEELRASGLALGGEQSGHIVMPAHATTGDGVLTGLHLMARMAATGKSLAELGSVVTKLPQVLINVPVGDRKVGAAAPEVRAEVERAEAELGETGRVLLRPSGTEPLVRVMVEAATEATAREVAERIAAHVRTASPAA
- a CDS encoding threonine aldolase family protein, which translates into the protein MTDGYADRVRRVTALRACDTVLSGSRPASVAEQLDAMRATAGAELLPDFYGEGGAVELVERRVAELLGTEAVAFFPTGTLAQQVAMRYGAEVTGRDAVGLHPLSHPLVHERDAYAVLGGLRAVLTTGAPRNPTAEEVAALDEPVGTLLLELPLRDAGFVLPTWDELTAVVTAARERGFRVHLDGARLWESTVHLGHSAAEVAALADSVYVSFYKSLGGHSGAALAGSAELVRYARAWRHRYGGMLFQQWPAALAALAGLDRELPRLPDYVAHAKRVAEALTGLPGAQVHPAPPQTHQFRLWLPHPAAALNDANLALAEQERAWFVGGWRETEVPGVSMAEVTVAAPALELDADGITDLADRFLRRLPPT
- a CDS encoding pyridoxal phosphate-dependent aminotransferase: MTRVTTTANTDPLVARMRPFGTTIFAEMSALALRTGAVNLGQGFPDTDGPPEMLAAAAEALRAGQNQYPPGPGIPALRAAVAEHQRRFWGLEYDPDGEIVVTAGATEAIAATILALCEPGDEVVCFEPYYDSYAASIALAGAVRRPVTLRPGDDGRYSFDPAELRAAFGPRTRLVLLNSPHNPTGKVFTPAELALVAELCQEHDAYAATDEVYEHLVFPDAAAPHVPLATLPGMRERTLRISSAGKTFSCTGWKVGWVSGPAALVSAVLRVKQFLTFVNAAPLQPAVAVALALPDSYFTGFADGMRRRRDMLVDGLRDAGFGVYAPEGTYFVTADVTPLGGRDGVEFCRSLPERCGVVGVPTQVFYDDAEAGRRLVRFAFCKRPEVLTEAVGRLRRLGESR